In Onychostoma macrolepis isolate SWU-2019 chromosome 06, ASM1243209v1, whole genome shotgun sequence, one DNA window encodes the following:
- the tarbp2 gene encoding RISC-loading complex subunit tarbp2, with translation MNDEKSPDNDKRNSGYTSIEQMLAVNPGKTPISLLQEYGTRIGKTPVYDLLKAEGQAHQPNFTFRVSVGDINCTGQGPSKKAAKHKAAEAALKMLKGGMLGGIGGNGMEGEGFVGIDMEGECPQSEMKSSSSTQQAECNPVGALQELVVQKGWRLPEYTVTQESGPAHRKEFTMTCRVERFVEIGSGTSKKLAKRNAAAKMLSRIHDVPVDMRSSHEAEAEDDTFNMQIGGRLEGGKSKGLGCTWDSLRNSAGEKILQLRCHPLGQPDSNDSNFCSLLRELSEEQRFDVSYLDIEERSLSGLYQCLVELSTQPITVCHGFASSLDAARASAAHNALQYLKIMAGGK, from the exons ATGAACGACGAGAAAAGCCCGGATAACGACAAGAGAAACTCTGGGTATACCAG TATTGAGCAAATGCTGGCTGTGAACCCCGGGAAGACGCCCATCAGTCTGCTGCAGGAATATGGAACGAGGATAGGCAAGACTCCAGTGTACGACCTGCTGAAGGCTGAGGGTCAGGCCCACCAGCCCAACTTCACCTTCCGCGTGTCTGTGGGAGACATCAACTGCACCGGCCAGGGCCCCAGCAAGAAAGCTGCCAAGCACAAAGCCGCCGAAGCTGCCCTGAAAATGCTGAAAGGAGGAATGCTGGGAGGAATCGGAGGAAATGGGATGGAGGGAGAAGGGTTTGTTGGGATTGATATGGAGGGAGAATG CCCTCAGTCAGAGATGAAATCATCCAGTTCAACACAGCAAGCTGAGTGCAATCCAGTTGGAGCTTTGCAG GAACTAGTAGTGCAGAAAGGCTGGCGTTTACCTGAGTACACAGTCACTCAAGAATCTGGACCTGCACACCGCAAAGAGTTTACAATGACCTGCAGGGTAGAGAGATTTGTTGAGATAG GTAGTGGCACATCAAAAAAGCTTGCTAAAAGAAATGCAGCAGCAAAGATGCTCTCTCGTATCCATGATGTACCAGTGGACATGCGCAGCAGCCATGAGGCCGAAGCAGAAGATGACACCTTCAATATG CAAATAGGTGGCAGACTAGAGGGAGGGAAGTCTAAAGGTCTCGGCTGCACTTGGGACTCTCTGCGGAACTCGGCCGGGGAGAAGATCCTACAGTTGCGCTGTCATCCTCTGGGCCAGCCTGATTCCAATGACTCCAATTTCTGTTCTCTCCTTCGTGAGCTCTCTGAGGAACAGCGCTTTGACGTCAGCTATCTGGACATAG AGGAGCGCAGTTTGAGTGGCCTTTACCAGTGTCTGGTGGAGTTGTCCACGCAGCCCATTACTGTCTGCCACGGATTTGCCTCTAGCCTGGATGCAGCACGTGCCAGTGCTGCCCACAATGCCCTTCAGTACCTCAAGATCATGGCAGGGGGGAAATAA
- the zgc:66479 gene encoding glutamic acid-rich protein, with product MTKRKGKSTNKQDDSLLLLETPSVTPPRGFKEYAVPAIVFFIFAVGGSTAVWFCSQQQQTIDSLTETVNAMQLRITKFQQQLGMGNAQIANVGVFEERLQALEEAYTQAQKKADVALATSEKIKSTDLQNQFWSLQSEMNGKLSELQQESVSTATLNAVVKNKTEEIETLKQRLNSILTAKSEVAVTISGLTDTVLVTKSRLDEQMSTIEGLTSELEEQRMELSSLKESYISNKKALERNRKQVMEIKDLLEMEQARRSQVLEEQLMAVHRSLEDHQKSTHSLHSHLAAQIEIVQSQMLSESQQSSSEENIPVEKQQVDRSATQEEVPIKDEEVETKEQAITEEEMVEEVYVEEGERVVPEEDEPAEDVQVHEEEPVEKQADENKVPEEAEVEEDGAEEQAVTEESEQADEVPFHQDIIEEAVTQQDEMPEELSAEEVQVLGGEESIEKQVVTEEDAITEEVQVNDGDVIEEQAVTEGDEITEEIPDQEEEAVLAEEDPTSVEETGTDISMAEAVENFSEDQVVEDISQEQMSQDPLEETEKQKDLEEFEEHVQDSDEEEEPAEENEEELDEKDISTNES from the exons ATGACCAAGCGAAAAGGAAAAAGCACCAATAAACAGGACGACAGTTTGCTGCTCTTGGAGACGCCATCTGTAACGCCGCCGAGGGGATTTAAAGAATATGCAGTCCCTGccattgttttctttattttcgcTGTCGGGGGATCAACGGCAGTCTGGTTCTGCAGCCAGCAGCAGCAAACCATCGACAGTCTAACAGAGACAGTCAATGCAATGCAACTTAGGATAACCAAGTTCCAACAGCAGTTGGGAATGGGTAATGCACAG ATTGCCAATGTTGGTGTTTTTGAAGAGCGTCTACAAGCACTGGAAGAAGCCTACACACAGGCCCAAAAAAAGGCAGACGTTGCACTGGCCACTTCAGAAAAAATCAAATCTACTGATCTTCAAAACCAATTCTGGTCTCTTCAGTCTGAGATGAATGGCAAACTGTCTGAACTCCAGCAGGAATCTGTTTCCACTGCAACGTTGAATGCAGTGGTCAAGAATAAGACTGAAGAGATtgaaacactgaagcagaggCTTAATTCTATCCTTACTGCGAAATCTGAGGTAGCTGTTACTATTTCTGGGCTCACAGACACTGTTTTGGTCACCAAATCACGTCTTGATGAGCAGATGTCCACTATAGAGGGTCTCACATCTGAGTTGGAGGAACAAAGAATGGAACTTTCAAGCCTGAAGGAATCCTATATCAGCAACAAGAAGGCTCTTGAAAGAAACAGAAAGCAAGTGATGGAAATCAA GGACCTCCTGGAGATGGAACAGGCAAGAAGATCCCAAGTTCTTGAGGAGCAGCTTATGGCAGTCCATAGGAGTCTGGAGGACCATCAAAAGAGTACTCATAGCCTACACTCTCACCTTGCTGCCCAAATTGAGATCGTCCAGAGTCAG ATGTTATCTGAAAGTCAGCAGTCCAGTTCAGAGGAAAATATTCCAGTAGAAAAGCAGCAAGTGGATCGATCAGCAACTCAGGAGGAAGTTCCAATCAAGGATGAAGAAGTTGAAACAAAGGAACAAGCCATTACCGAGGAGGAAATGGTAGAGGAGGTTTATGTTGAAGAAGGGGAGCGAGTGGTACCTGAGGAGGACGAGCCAGCTGAAGATGTTCAGGTTCATGAGGAAGAACCTGTTGAAAAGCAAGCCGATGAGAATAAAGTTCCTGAGGAAGCTGAAGTCGAAGAAGATGGTGCTGAAGAGCAAGCAGTAACTGAGGAGAGTGAACAAGCTGATGAGGTTCCATTCCACCAGGATATTATTGAGGAAGCAGTAACTCAACAGGATGAAATGCCTGAGGAGCTATCAGCTGAGGAGGTTCAGGTCCTCGGGGGTGAAGAATCTATTGAGAAGCAAGTAGTAACTGAGGAGGATGCGATAACTGAGGAAGTTCAGGTCAATGATGGAGATGTTATTGAAGAGCAAGCAGTAACTGAGGGGGATGAAATAACTGAGGAGATTCCAGATCAAGAAGAAGAAGCTGTTCTTGCTGAGGAAGACCCAACTTCCGTGGAAGAAACAGGAACTGACATAAGTATGGCAGAGGCTGTTGAGAACTTCTCTGAAGATCAGGTAGTTGAAGATATCAGTCAGGAGCAAATGTCGCAGGACCCACTAGAAGAAACTGAGAAGCAGAAAGACTTGGAAGAATTTGAAGAACACGTGCAAGACtctgatgaagaagaagaacCTGCTGAGGAGAATGAGGAAGAGCTAGATGAAAAAGACATTTCTACCAATGAAAGTTAA
- the LOC131543065 gene encoding immunoglobulin-like and fibronectin type III domain-containing protein 1 — protein sequence MPKPAEGTGDCSDISVAIRKRSRVPGVMITQYVEELPPGSTTPDFIRKPIALTIQEGKLAFFKAVVSGYPVPEVSWARNKGDISNSTKYVSRFDERNEEYVLEIPNVDSDQADIYKCFAINPFGKAVCTAALNVIEVGFKKRAPAPKSHPDDFRKMLKKAVVKRKEKQWKEGEIDPRFWELLLSAPRKDYERICQEFGVTDFRWMLRKLNQKKKERQTEQSKYVEKIHSLKQIEVKTDGAAEFELDMKIKDPNSKILLFKDGEMLDYGDGTDAATKHNMQKFGETYLFSIRDVGPEDAGLYQVDVEEVNMFSTSLVLPDVEFNTTLKDTKVTEGQDAVFECALSDPVPQITWCANDISVERGEKYDITVSEDKQVHKLAVKNCTNEDKGVYTAIAGLRSSQGTLDVEDDPSARGKDDGADELARRLAEEKARLQREKDEAARRAQAEKDEAARKAQAEKDKAARRTQAEKGEAARKAQAERDEAARRAQAERDEAARKAQAERDEAARMAPAEQDQAARRAQAEQDEAARKAREEQDEAARRAQAERDEAARKAREEQDEAARRAKAEQDEAARKAWEEQDEAARRAQAERDEAACKAQDERDEAARKAKAEREAAERMAAMSAGKGSGGSGLGDGSEGDGMGKNGKGGDGTLVNGLGDGSGNHGKGDGLDLDGSGGDSGTGDRRKKRTRVGELIPNNIIDDGVHFLNGLSDTAANVGESAELSCKLSCEDSNGLWYKDGKKLESKDGITIAKDGAHHKLIIHDCQERDAGKYKFEAEGRKSEAALNVKDPPKIDADALSKFSEPVIVKAGENASFKLPFSCKEPIKIQWFKEEEELLEGHGVRIEKSSAHSRLLLTKCQRKDTGEIKIKIKNEFATVEATSKLTVLDRPTPPQGPVEIVESSLSAIEFKWRPPKDDGGCPVINYNLERQQLGRNTWTKIGDIPGQPTYRDTNIDRGRKYCYRIRAKNLEGFSEILTTNDIAAGTLAFPGSPAPPKIVSAFKDCINLAWLSPSSTGGGSIIGYNVEKRKKGSNFWSQANPKDDPIRDKKYAVKDVIEGMEYEFRVSAINTCGPGDPSGPSECAIARDPKKPPGKVKDLKITGSSYTSLSLSWTKPKEVKGEEDEAKGYFVEIRPTDQLEWSRCNTNAVIQTSFTAVGLKSMAMYWVRVIAVNEGGEGLPQSFDYYIVAMPPPVKPKFTEKKMKSFMVVKAGNTVRVSISFEASPLPDITWLKDGAPVAKHVIITDFEKGSQLLIYTSELSDTGIYTVNVKNMVGQDTFTIEIRVTDDPKPPGPVELEQHVQGTVTLSWTPSPDEKRDNHLHYMVMKRDSVKQTWRTVMDRLFNNKFTVINILPGREYNFRVFAKNDIGLSEPSVSPVWGTTKKREKFTYSMPVSKTLDFQAAPKFIVPLKLRAAPPGYECYMSCAMTGNPTPHITWYHDNVSLNTNPNYYITNVCGVCSLLILRVGPKDMGEYKVVAESPLGRVECSTKLIVKE from the exons ATGCCGAAGCCAGCAGAAGGAACAGGTG ACTGTTCTGATATTTCAGTGGCAATTCGGAAGAGATCCAGAGTGCCTGGTGTTATGATCACACAGTACGTTGAAGAACTGCCACCTGGATCTACTACTCCTGATTTCATTCGAAAACCCATAGCCTTGACTATACAGGAAG GCAAACTGGCCTTTTTCAAAGCTGTTGTGAGTGGATATCCAGTACCAGAAGTTTCATGGGCACGTAACAAGGGCGATATCTCTaattcaacaaaatatgtttcaCGATTTGATGAGAGGAATGAAGAATATGTTCTGGAG ATACCAAATGTAGATTCAGATCAAGCAGACATATACAAATGTTTTGCTATAAATCCATTTGGAAAGGCGGTTTGTACTGCTGCACTGAATGTCATTGAGG TTGGATTCAAGAAAAGAGCACCAG CCCCCAAAAGTCACCCTGATGACTTCAGAAAAATGCTGAAGAAAGC ggttgtgaagagaaaagaaaaacaatggaaagaAGGAGAAATCGATCCAAGGTTCTGGGAGCTGTTACTGAGTGCACCCAGGAAAGATTATGAACGGATTTGTCAGGAATTTGGAGTCACCGACTTCAGGTGGATGCTTAGAAAACTTAACCAGAAGAAAAAggaaagacagacagaacagTCCAAG TATGTTGAGAAAATCCACAGCTTGAAACAGATCGAGGTAAAAACAGATGGCGCAGCAGAATTTGAACTCGACATGAAGATAAAGGATCCTAACAGCAAAATCCTTCTCTTCAAA GATGGGGAAATGCTTGACTATGGAGATGGAACTGATGCGGCCACAAAACATAATATGCAGAAATTTGGTGAAACATACTTGTTCAGCATTAGGGATGTTGGCCCAGAAGATGCTGGGTTATATCAAGTGGATGTAGAGGAGGTGAACATGTTCTCAACTTCCCTAGTGT TGCCTGATGTGGAGTTTAATACCACACTGAAAGACACTAAAGTGACTGAGGGGCAGGATGCGGTGTTTGAATGTGCCTTATCGGACCCTGTACCCCAAATCACCTGGTGTGCCAATGACATCTCTGTTGAGCGTGGGGAAAAATATGACATCACAGTGTCAGAAGACAAGCAAGTCCACAAACTAGCAGTGAAAAACTGTACAAATGAGGACAAGGGAGTCTATACGGCTATTGCTGGGCTCAGGTCAAGCCAGGGGACTCTAGATGTAGAAG ATGATCCCAGTGCCCGTGGGAAAGATGATGGTGCAGATGAACTAGCCAGACGTTTAGCAGAAGAGAAAGCCAGACTGCAGAGGGAAAAGGACGAGGCAGCCAGGAGGGCACAGGCTGAAAAAGATGAAGCAGCAAGGAAGGCCCAGGCTGAAAAAGATAAAGCGGCCAGGAGGACCCAGGCTGAAAAAGGTGAAGCAGCCAGGAAGGCCCAGGCTGAAAGAGATGAAGCGGCCAGGAGGGCCCAGGCTGAAAGGGACGAAGCAGCCAGGAAGGCCCAGGCTGAAAGAGATGAGGCAGCCAGAATGGCTCCGGCCGAACAAGATCAGGCGGCTAGGAGGGCACAGGCAGAACAAGATGAGGCAGCCAGAAAAGCTCGGGAAGAACAAGATGAGGCGGCCAGGAGAGCCCAAGCTGAAAGAGATGAGGCAGCCAGAAAAGCTCGGGAAGAACAAGATGAGGCAGCCAGGAGGGCAAAGGCTGAGCAAGATGAGGCAGCCAGAAAAGCTTGGGAAGAACAAGATGAGGCGGCCAGGAGAGCCCAAGCTGAAAGAGATGAGGCAGCCTGTAAAGCCCAGGATGAAAGGGATGAGGCAGCCAGGAAGGCCAAGGCCGAGAGAGAAGCTGCTGAAAGGATGGCAGCTATGTCAGCAGGAAAAGGCAGTGGAGGATCTGGCCTGGGAGATGGGAGTGAGGGTGATGGAATGGGGAAGAACGGAAAAGGAGGAGATGGTACCTTGGTAAATGGGTTAGGAGATGGGAGTGGAAATCATGGAAAAGGTGATGGATTGGATTTAGATGGATCAGGTGGAGACAGTGGGACAGGTGATAGGCGCAAGAAGCGTACAAGAGTCGGTGAGCTGATTCCTAACAACATCATAG ACGATGGAGTCCACTTCCTGAACGGGTTGTCAGATACTGCAGCCAATGTTGGAGAATCAGCAGAGTTGTCCTGCAAACTTAGCTGTGAAGATAGTAATGGATTATGGTACAAAGACGGAAAAAAG TTGGAGTCTAAGGATGGAATTACAATTGCCAAAGATGGGGCTCACCACAAACTAATCATCCATGACTGCCAAGAAAGAGATGCTGGAAAATATAAGTTTGAGGCAGAAGGACGTAAATCAGAGGCTGCATTAAATGTTAAGG ATCCACCCAAAATTGATGCAGATGccttgagtaaattttcagaGCCTGTTATTGTCAAAGCAGGAGAAAATGCTTCCTTTAAACTACCATTTTCATGCAAAGAACCAATTAAGATTCAGTGGTTTAAAGAGGAAGAAGAGTTGCTGGAGGGTCACGGTGTCAGGATCGAAAAGTCTTCAGCCCATAGCCGTCTACTTCTGACTAAGTGTCAGCGCAAAGACACTGGAGAgataaaaatcaaaatcaagAATGAATTTGCCACTGTAGAGGCAACTTCAAAACTTACAGTACTTG ACAGGCCAACTCCACCACAAGGACCTGTAGAAATCGTAGAAAGCTCCTTGTCTGCCATTGAGTTTAAATGGAGACCCCCAAAGGATGACGGTGGCTGTCCAGTGATTAATTACAACCTGGAGCGACAGCAGCTGGGACGGAACACCTGGACTAAAATTGGAGACATTCCTGGACAGCCTACCTACAGAGACACAAACATAGATCGTGGCCGAAAGTACTGCTACAGAATCCGGGCAAAAAACTTGGAGGGCTTCAGTGAAATCTTGACAACTAATGATATTGCTGCTGGCACTTTGG CATTCCCTGGCTCTCCTGCTCCTCCTAAAATAGTCAGTGCCTTTAAAGACTGCATTAACTTGGCCTGGCTTTCTCCCTCCAGCACTGGAGGGGGCAGTATCATTGGATATAATGTGGAAAAACGCAAAAAAGGTAGCAATTTTTGGAGTCAAGCAAATCCAAAAGATGATCCAATCAGAG ACAAAAAATATGCAGTAAAAGATGTAATCGAGGGCATGGAGTATGAGTTCAGAGTGAGCGCTATTAACACATGCGGGCCTGGGGACCCAAGTGGGCCGTCTGAATGTGCAATTGCAAGGGACCCCAAAA AGCCTCCTGGTAAGGTCAAAGACCTCAAAATAACTGGATCGAGCTACACCAGTCTATCTCTTTCCTGGACTAAACCTAAAGAAGTCAAAGGTGAGGAAGATGAAGCAAAAGGCTATTTTGTGGAAATCAGACCCACAGACCAACTTGAGTGGAGCCGTTGCAATACAAATGCAGTGATTCAGACTTCCTTCACTGCTGTGGGATTGAAGTCAATGGCCATGTATTGGGTTAGAGTGATCGCCGTCAATGAAGGAGGAGAGGGGCTTCCACAGAGCTTTGACTATTACATCGTTGCCATGCCTCCTCCAG TAAAGCCAAAGttcactgagaaaaaaatgaaaagcttCATGGTTGTTAAAGCTGGAAACACTGTTCGTGTCAGCATCAGTTTCGAG GCTTCTCCTTTACCAGACATAACATGGCTAAAGGATGGTGCTCCTGTAGCCAAACATGTCATAATCACTGATTTTGAAAAAGGCTCTCAGCTATTAATTTACACATCAGAGCTGTCTGACACTGGCATTTATACTGTCAATGTGAAGAATATGGTGGGCCAGGACACCTTCACTATTGAAATAAGAGTCACTG ATGATCCCAAGCCTCCAGGTCCCGTAGAACTGGAACAGCATGTCCAAGGCACTGTGACTTTGTCATGGACTCCTTCTCCCGACGAGAAACGAGACAACCATCTGCATTACATGGTGATGAAACGGGACTCTGTCAAACAAACATGGCGTACAGTGATGGACCGCTTGTTCAACAACAAATTCACAGTCATTAACATATTGCCTGGAAGAGAGTACAATTTCAGGGTGTTTGCCAAGAATGATATAGGCCTCTCAGAGCCCTCAGTGTCTCCAGTTTGGGGAACCACCAAAAAAAGAG AAAAATTCACATATAGCATGCCTGTATCAAAGACCCTCGACTTCCAGGCAGCCCCCAAATTTATTGTCCCTTTGAAACTTCGCGCTGCTCCGCCAGGTTATGAGTGCTACATGAGCTGTGCTATGACGGGCAACCCAACCCCACATATTACCTGGTACCATGATAATGTTAGCCTTAACACAAACCCCAACTACTACATCACAAACGTGTGTGGTGTTTGTTCACTGCTCATCCTGAGGGTTGGACCCAAAGACATGGGAGAGTACAAGGTTGTAGCCGAAAGCCCTCTTGGTCGTGTTGAGTGCTCCACCAAACTTATAGTCAAAG AGTAA